GCAACTTCACCTGTTACGGTCACCGAAACAAGACCAGATCCAACAAGCTGGAAATCCATAATCTTTACATTTGCAGATTTAAGCATTGCATCTGCAGCTTCAATGGCTCCTGTAAGACTTCTTGTTTCCACCATTCCTATAGCCTCTTTCATTATTACACCCCTTTATTTAACCTATACTTGGGAAGTATTTACTGATATCAATATTCTCGTAGCTAGGTATTCTGGTTCTTTCAAACTTTCCATTTGAATCTAATGGTTTTGTTGCATCTATACCTATTTTATCTGTAACCCCTCTTATATCATGGGATGGTTCCAGAGA
The DNA window shown above is from Tissierella sp. Yu-01 and carries:
- a CDS encoding BMC domain-containing protein; translation: MMKEAIGMVETRSLTGAIEAADAMLKSANVKIMDFQLVGSGLVSVTVTGEVAAVMAAVDTAKERASQVAEVVSANVIPRPHDEVDKLF